A region from the Methanobacterium bryantii genome encodes:
- a CDS encoding MBL fold metallo-hydrolase, with protein MIFEIIKSEGIAHKSYFIGSKGEAAVIDPRRDCDSYVDYSKKHDMEITHIFETHCNEDYVIGSRELSKRVNAGIYHGKNLNFAYGNPVSEGEKFNIGSVELEILETPGHTDESISIVLTDKEVSDDVYMIFTGDALFAGEVGRTDLYGDDKVYEMAGKLYDSIHQKILPLGNHVLVYPAHGSGSVCGADIRESEFTTIGYEKKTNHAIQMNKEEFIKFKLNEKMVKAPYFDKMVEYNKNGAPILCRIPYPHPLSLNKFKKHMKDTQVVDVRMAASYAGGHIQGTLNIWKYGLTYFAGWMLNYEDPITIIDENNEYMDQILRYLIRLGYDNIFGYLAGGFTSWYTKGEEIETVDIWSVHELKERQNDDSIFILDVREFGEWEEGYIEGAYHIYVGDLQYCLNEVPKDKYVVVYCDTGNRASIAASILKNNGYKKVVNVLGSIRAWKAAGYPLVK; from the coding sequence ATGATATTTGAAATAATCAAAAGTGAAGGAATAGCACATAAATCCTATTTTATAGGATCAAAAGGAGAAGCTGCAGTTATAGATCCCAGGAGAGACTGTGATTCATATGTAGACTATTCAAAAAAACATGATATGGAAATAACTCACATATTTGAAACTCACTGTAATGAAGATTATGTAATTGGTTCACGTGAGCTTTCAAAAAGAGTAAATGCCGGAATATACCATGGTAAAAATCTAAATTTTGCCTATGGAAATCCTGTAAGTGAAGGGGAAAAGTTTAATATAGGTTCTGTTGAATTAGAAATTCTTGAAACACCAGGACACACAGATGAGAGCATATCAATAGTGCTCACAGATAAAGAAGTATCTGATGATGTATATATGATTTTTACTGGTGATGCCCTTTTTGCAGGTGAAGTGGGAAGAACTGACCTTTACGGTGATGACAAAGTGTATGAAATGGCAGGAAAACTTTATGACAGCATCCATCAAAAGATCCTTCCTTTAGGCAACCATGTTCTCGTTTATCCCGCGCATGGATCTGGTTCTGTATGCGGGGCAGATATCCGTGAAAGTGAATTTACAACAATAGGGTATGAAAAGAAAACCAATCATGCCATCCAGATGAATAAAGAAGAGTTTATTAAGTTTAAATTAAATGAAAAAATGGTTAAGGCGCCTTATTTTGATAAAATGGTTGAATATAATAAAAATGGAGCCCCTATCCTCTGCAGAATTCCATATCCCCATCCCTTAAGCCTAAATAAATTTAAAAAACACATGAAAGATACCCAGGTTGTGGATGTTAGAATGGCTGCAAGTTATGCAGGCGGGCATATTCAGGGTACATTAAATATTTGGAAATACGGCCTGACCTATTTTGCAGGATGGATGCTTAATTATGAAGATCCAATTACCATAATCGACGAGAATAATGAGTACATGGATCAAATTTTGAGATACCTCATAAGGCTCGGATACGATAACATATTTGGATACTTAGCTGGTGGATTTACCAGCTGGTATACAAAAGGAGAAGAAATAGAAACAGTTGACATCTGGTCTGTACATGAATTAAAAGAGCGCCAAAATGATGATTCAATATTTATTCTTGATGTGAGAGAATTTGGAGAATGGGAAGAAGGATACATTGAGGGTGCCTATCATATCTACGTCGGGGACCTGCAGTACTGCCTTAATGAAGTTCCCAAAGACAAATATGTTGTTGTATACTGCGATACTGGAAATAGAGCCAGCATAGCCGCTAGTATATTGAAAAATAATGGATATAAAAAAGTTGTTAATGTTCTGGGCAGTATACGTGCATGGAAAGCAGCAGGATATCCCCTGGTTAAATGA
- a CDS encoding DUF2769 domain-containing protein, with protein MVTIDFNMDNIQKCLCPGCPVQAKSECVQDKLNKLKSQSGGTPGKDDVPGVYCSTGKATCEGLDPSQMCQCGKCEVWKEYKLGEGEPGGYYCAKGEAR; from the coding sequence ATGGTAACTATTGATTTTAACATGGATAACATTCAAAAGTGTCTATGCCCCGGATGTCCAGTTCAAGCCAAAAGTGAATGTGTACAGGATAAACTAAACAAATTAAAGTCTCAAAGTGGAGGAACTCCGGGCAAAGATGATGTACCTGGTGTTTACTGTTCAACAGGAAAAGCTACCTGTGAGGGACTTGATCCAAGTCAGATGTGTCAGTGCGGTAAATGTGAAGTATGGAAAGAATACAAGTTAGGTGAGGGAGAGCCTGGAGGATACTACTGCGCAAAAGGAGAAGCAAGATAA
- a CDS encoding prenyltransferase/squalene oxidase repeat-containing protein — protein MTIWKSFLNTDPTEWLLEENNPSVRYFTLRNIFERPEMDPEVREAKADIMKTGTVPKILAKQEDGGYWGIPDNFYLRGKYKGTSWQLIILAELGADSADERIKNTCEFMLKNSQDPESGAFSYISDDNSVGDAEKILPCLTANMVWSLIRLDYLDDERVQKALEWLIAHQRFDDEPVELPEGEHYKIWKKCWGERTCHSIIVKSLKAFSEIPENKRTPEMENCISKCAEHMLNHRIHKRSQPPAEGRFKWLEFGFPLMWNIDALEVLGLLTKLGYKDKRMQEAMDMMISKQNGEGRWTLENTFNGRFQTSIERKGEESKWITLNVLKVLKSYYG, from the coding sequence ATGACCATCTGGAAATCTTTTTTAAACACAGATCCAACAGAATGGCTTTTAGAGGAAAATAACCCTTCAGTTAGATATTTCACCCTTCGAAACATATTTGAAAGGCCAGAAATGGATCCTGAAGTTAGGGAAGCCAAAGCAGACATCATGAAAACTGGGACTGTGCCTAAAATTTTAGCCAAGCAGGAAGATGGGGGTTACTGGGGCATTCCTGATAATTTCTATTTAAGGGGCAAATATAAAGGAACTTCGTGGCAGTTGATAATCCTTGCTGAACTTGGTGCAGATAGTGCAGATGAAAGAATTAAAAATACCTGTGAATTCATGCTTAAAAATTCACAGGATCCTGAAAGCGGCGCTTTTTCATATATAAGTGATGATAATAGTGTTGGTGATGCTGAAAAGATTTTACCATGTCTTACTGCTAACATGGTTTGGAGTCTTATCCGATTGGATTATCTAGATGACGAAAGAGTTCAAAAAGCACTTGAATGGCTCATAGCACATCAGAGGTTTGATGATGAACCTGTAGAACTCCCTGAAGGAGAGCATTATAAAATATGGAAAAAGTGTTGGGGAGAGCGTACTTGCCACAGTATCATTGTAAAGTCCCTTAAAGCATTCAGTGAAATTCCTGAAAATAAGAGAACGCCTGAAATGGAAAACTGCATATCTAAATGTGCTGAACATATGCTTAATCACAGAATTCATAAAAGGAGCCAACCTCCAGCTGAAGGTAGGTTTAAATGGTTGGAATTTGGTTTTCCATTGATGTGGAACATAGATGCCCTGGAAGTTTTAGGACTGCTTACTAAATTAGGCTATAAAGATAAAAGGATGCAGGAAGCTATGGATATGATGATTTCTAAACAAAATGGTGAAGGCAGATGGACACTGGAAAACACTTTCAACGGGCGCTTCCAGACAAGCATAGAACGGAAAGGAGAAGAAAGTAAATGGATCACTTTAAATGTTCTGAAGGTATTGAAGAGTTATTATGGGTAG
- a CDS encoding PadR family transcriptional regulator, giving the protein MSRISDIETAILGLLYEKPQYGYQLEKTIESWGMRNWTQIGFSSIYYVLKKLEKKELVTSKLKKVEGKPSRKVFTITDLGRETMQEQLKDLLSWNKKLISPFDLGIAYLNYLEPREVIECLENYVKSADGRIRFLESSVKMQKELKAPYYVIALFSRPLEILKTEIKWVEQLIETIKKEENLWVKKWK; this is encoded by the coding sequence ATGTCTAGAATATCAGATATTGAAACAGCAATACTTGGACTACTTTATGAAAAACCACAGTACGGCTACCAGCTTGAGAAAACTATAGAGTCATGGGGAATGCGTAACTGGACTCAAATAGGGTTCTCATCAATTTATTATGTCTTAAAAAAGCTGGAAAAGAAAGAACTAGTAACATCGAAACTGAAAAAGGTAGAAGGTAAACCATCTCGTAAGGTTTTCACCATAACTGATCTGGGGCGAGAGACCATGCAAGAACAGCTTAAGGATCTCCTTTCATGGAATAAAAAGTTAATTTCACCCTTTGATCTGGGCATAGCATACCTTAATTATCTTGAACCACGGGAAGTCATTGAATGCCTTGAAAACTACGTAAAATCAGCAGACGGGCGGATTAGATTTTTAGAAAGCTCGGTTAAAATGCAAAAAGAATTAAAAGCCCCTTACTATGTAATTGCCCTATTCAGCAGACCTTTAGAGATCCTTAAAACTGAGATTAAATGGGTAGAACAACTTATTGAAACTATTAAAAAGGAAGAAAATCTTTGGGTGAAAAAATGGAAATAG
- a CDS encoding amidohydrolase family protein yields the protein MIIDSHVHLHPTEEVGKMVVEMIGVPYYSYGTPDDYVKDMKSAGINMGVVVSFAPDNQLKNNNFWTVAITRPGRNKPAKYPMLIPFISVSPTMKGRTMIEELEHKYKWGMKGLKFHPVAQEFAPDDERMRPVYEWMMKHDLPITAHSGFNVDGKSKFGEPERWIHVLEEFRDLKLILAHMGGGSWDTAVEIADKFPQVMFDTAIAISYINSPTTLDDETAVDLIRTIGSDKILFGSDYPWINPKKDIERINGLNISDNDKELILGVNAERLFNLK from the coding sequence ATGATAATAGATTCGCATGTACACCTGCACCCAACAGAAGAAGTTGGAAAAATGGTTGTAGAAATGATTGGAGTGCCTTACTACAGTTATGGTACTCCTGACGATTATGTAAAGGACATGAAAAGTGCAGGTATAAATATGGGGGTGGTGGTAAGCTTTGCACCAGATAATCAGCTCAAAAATAATAATTTCTGGACAGTTGCAATAACCCGTCCTGGAAGAAATAAACCTGCCAAATATCCCATGTTAATTCCGTTCATATCTGTAAGCCCCACTATGAAAGGCCGTACAATGATTGAGGAACTTGAGCATAAATATAAATGGGGAATGAAAGGTCTGAAATTTCATCCAGTGGCACAGGAATTTGCCCCTGATGATGAGAGAATGCGGCCGGTTTACGAGTGGATGATGAAGCATGATTTGCCTATTACGGCCCATTCCGGCTTCAATGTTGATGGTAAATCTAAATTTGGAGAGCCAGAAAGATGGATCCATGTTTTAGAAGAATTCCGTGATCTTAAACTTATTTTAGCACATATGGGTGGTGGATCATGGGATACAGCTGTTGAAATAGCAGATAAATTCCCCCAAGTTATGTTTGACACTGCAATTGCAATTTCATATATAAACAGTCCAACTACTTTGGATGACGAGACGGCTGTAGACTTAATAAGGACTATTGGATCTGATAAAATATTATTTGGATCAGATTATCCCTGGATAAATCCAAAAAAGGATATTGAAAGAATAAATGGTTTAAATATATCTGATAATGATAAAGAGCTTATATTGGGCGTGAATGCAGAAAGATTGTTCAATTTGAAATAA
- a CDS encoding GyrI-like domain-containing protein — MNNKFLIAPCGMNCSVCMAYLREKNKCPGCRLFNAEKPVSIAKCKIRNCEYISANGKNFCFGCSDFPCKRLKQLDKRYRTKYNMSMIENLEYIKNKGIEEFLENEDLRWNCSECGGTICIHKGYCYSCGKIYWNVRKMTKIDLKKENKELYAPSIKEPSLVDVPEMKFLMIDGEGDPNTSEEYKDAMEALFPVSYKVKFISKKEKSKDYVVMPLEGLWWVQNMENFSIEDKSSWKWTAMIRQPDFISKRMIKDAIREVEEKKNPVALSKIRFESLHEGLSAQIMHIGPFSEEGPTVEKLHAFIEEKGYEFDGTSTGEKHHEIYISDMRRTKPERLKTIIRQPVK, encoded by the coding sequence ATGAATAATAAGTTTCTTATAGCTCCCTGTGGAATGAACTGCAGTGTTTGCATGGCATATTTAAGAGAAAAAAATAAATGCCCTGGCTGCAGGTTGTTTAATGCAGAAAAACCAGTTAGCATCGCTAAATGTAAAATTAGAAACTGTGAATATATTTCGGCAAATGGGAAGAATTTTTGTTTTGGATGCAGTGATTTTCCCTGCAAACGTTTAAAACAGCTGGATAAAAGGTACAGAACTAAATACAACATGAGCATGATTGAAAATTTAGAATATATTAAAAATAAGGGTATTGAAGAATTCTTAGAGAATGAAGATCTTAGATGGAATTGTTCTGAGTGTGGGGGCACCATTTGTATTCATAAGGGTTACTGTTACAGCTGCGGGAAAATATATTGGAATGTGAGAAAGATGACAAAAATAGACTTAAAAAAGGAAAATAAGGAGCTTTACGCTCCATCAATAAAGGAACCTTCCCTGGTAGATGTTCCTGAAATGAAATTTTTAATGATAGATGGTGAAGGAGACCCAAATACCTCAGAGGAATATAAAGATGCAATGGAAGCACTGTTTCCAGTATCTTATAAGGTAAAATTCATTTCTAAAAAAGAAAAATCAAAAGATTATGTTGTAATGCCCCTTGAAGGACTATGGTGGGTCCAAAACATGGAAAATTTTAGTATTGAGGATAAAAGTAGCTGGAAATGGACAGCAATGATAAGGCAGCCTGATTTTATAAGTAAAAGGATGATAAAGGATGCAATTAGAGAAGTTGAAGAAAAGAAGAATCCTGTGGCTTTATCTAAAATAAGATTTGAAAGCCTGCATGAGGGATTGTCAGCTCAGATAATGCATATTGGCCCATTTTCTGAAGAAGGTCCAACAGTGGAGAAGCTTCATGCATTCATTGAAGAGAAAGGCTACGAATTTGATGGTACCAGCACTGGTGAGAAACATCATGAGATATACATAAGTGACATGCGTAGAACAAAACCAGAAAGGCTTAAAACTATCATAAGACAACCTGTTAAATAA
- a CDS encoding EamA family transporter: protein MIVSYIYAILSAFFEALRNVSGKMGLKDMDEYLVTWAFGFFALPFLLFPYFFISIPSLGNQYWLALISDGILNVTATILQLKSIKHSDLSLVIPLTSFTPLFLLIMAPLILGQYPTFLGVIGVIFIVIGSYILNTKRKLITTQRRTSDYLDHFKAMVKEEGPKLMLIAAFLLSITSSIDKIGVSNSSPLFWAASVHLFTSVTLSPVLIHEFRNHTKLKGMDIKLLFAVGAFSALSLVAQYIAITTLLVPYVIAIKRTSAIMSVLFGYLIFKEKGIKGRLAGSVIMVLGVVFIALS from the coding sequence ATGATAGTTTCTTACATATATGCGATATTATCTGCATTTTTTGAAGCCCTTAGGAACGTATCCGGTAAAATGGGACTAAAAGATATGGATGAATATCTTGTTACATGGGCATTTGGATTTTTTGCACTGCCCTTTTTACTTTTCCCTTATTTTTTTATAAGTATTCCATCACTTGGAAATCAGTACTGGCTTGCATTGATTTCAGATGGTATTTTGAATGTCACAGCAACTATCCTACAATTAAAATCCATAAAACACTCTGATTTATCTTTAGTAATTCCATTAACATCTTTTACCCCTTTATTTTTATTAATAATGGCTCCTTTAATTCTTGGTCAATATCCAACTTTTCTTGGCGTAATAGGCGTCATTTTTATTGTTATCGGCTCTTATATACTAAATACTAAAAGGAAACTGATAACTACACAAAGAAGAACTTCAGATTATCTGGATCATTTCAAAGCAATGGTAAAAGAGGAAGGTCCAAAGCTGATGTTGATAGCTGCGTTTTTATTAAGCATAACTTCAAGTATAGATAAAATAGGCGTTTCAAATTCTTCACCTTTATTTTGGGCGGCATCAGTGCATTTATTTACGTCAGTTACCCTTTCTCCTGTATTAATACATGAATTCCGTAATCATACGAAATTGAAGGGGATGGATATTAAGCTTTTATTTGCAGTTGGAGCTTTCAGCGCTTTATCTTTAGTAGCTCAGTATATAGCTATTACGACCCTTCTTGTTCCATATGTTATTGCAATTAAAAGAACAAGTGCCATAATGAGTGTTTTATTCGGATATTTAATATTTAAGGAAAAAGGGATAAAAGGACGCCTGGCGGGGTCCGTAATAATGGTTTTAGGTGTTGTTTTTATAGCTCTGTCGTGA
- a CDS encoding pyridoxamine 5'-phosphate oxidase family protein, producing MSMIKIPPMNKEEYDELIKQNFIGRIAFKGENYPYITPFMYIFDDGFLYFLSTRYGKKIGEIKRDPHVAVEIEKYSEDMSDYKFANLQGRIIEVEDEKDKKKIKEMFVKMIKDRNLSNKVRAVIGHSPDEPIQLILEEDRTMVWKLVGLKQIVALKNP from the coding sequence ATGAGCATGATAAAAATTCCACCTATGAATAAAGAAGAATATGATGAGTTAATTAAACAAAATTTTATTGGTCGAATTGCATTTAAAGGAGAAAATTATCCATATATTACTCCATTTATGTATATATTTGACGACGGATTCCTTTATTTCCTGTCAACAAGGTATGGTAAAAAAATTGGAGAAATTAAGCGGGACCCACATGTAGCTGTGGAGATAGAAAAATATTCCGAAGATATGTCAGACTATAAATTTGCAAATCTTCAAGGACGTATAATTGAAGTAGAGGATGAAAAGGATAAAAAAAAGATTAAAGAAATGTTTGTTAAAATGATCAAAGATAGAAACCTCTCAAATAAAGTTAGGGCGGTTATAGGCCACTCTCCAGATGAACCTATTCAGTTGATCCTGGAGGAAGATAGAACTATGGTATGGAAATTAGTAGGCCTGAAACAAATTGTTGCTCTTAAAAATCCTTAA
- a CDS encoding GyrI-like domain-containing protein yields the protein MEIVEKKLGKRQIAYVTYKGSYGEVPVLMGEIVGFIMAKGLSIMGPPFGVYFNSPQEVPVEELMYEVGMPFAGEADEEGRVKIKMMPEQLVLSTVYKGPYSGCGTAIGALAEYAYKNGYEIIGPPMETYISDPNETPESELLTEMCFPVMKK from the coding sequence ATGGAAATAGTGGAAAAGAAACTTGGAAAAAGACAGATTGCGTACGTAACATATAAAGGGTCATATGGGGAAGTCCCCGTTCTCATGGGGGAAATTGTGGGATTCATAATGGCAAAAGGTCTGTCTATAATGGGACCTCCCTTTGGGGTATACTTTAACAGTCCTCAGGAAGTGCCAGTTGAAGAACTAATGTATGAAGTTGGAATGCCGTTTGCGGGAGAAGCAGATGAAGAAGGTCGGGTAAAAATTAAAATGATGCCTGAACAACTTGTTCTTTCAACTGTTTATAAAGGTCCTTACAGTGGATGTGGGACTGCAATTGGAGCGTTGGCTGAATATGCATACAAAAATGGATATGAAATTATTGGCCCTCCTATGGAAACTTATATTTCAGATCCTAATGAAACGCCTGAAAGTGAACTTTTAACCGAGATGTGCTTTCCGGTAATGAAAAAATAA
- a CDS encoding DNA alkylation repair protein, with product MQFEEIISELESLSNPEEVEGRARFGINHTKTYGVRMPELRRIAKAAGKDHVLAEKLWNAGYGETKILAGLIEDPKMVTESQMENWVAGFDSWDVCDQCCINLFRKTPFAYKKVFEWSTREEEFVKRAAFAMIAVLAVHDKKADDEKFEKFFPLIIRESVDNRNFVKKAVNWALRQIGKRNLNLNKRTVEIAEEISTIDSKSAKWIAADAIRELTSEKVHERLKKK from the coding sequence ATGCAGTTTGAAGAAATTATAAGTGAATTGGAATCATTATCTAATCCTGAAGAGGTAGAAGGGAGAGCTAGATTTGGAATAAACCATACCAAGACTTATGGTGTAAGAATGCCAGAATTACGTCGAATAGCTAAAGCTGCAGGTAAGGATCATGTTCTTGCAGAAAAATTGTGGAATGCGGGATACGGCGAAACAAAAATACTTGCAGGTTTAATTGAAGACCCAAAAATGGTTACAGAGTCTCAAATGGAAAATTGGGTGGCTGGGTTTGACTCATGGGATGTGTGCGACCAGTGCTGTATAAATTTATTCCGTAAAACTCCTTTTGCCTACAAAAAAGTGTTTGAATGGAGCACCAGAGAAGAAGAATTTGTTAAAAGGGCTGCATTTGCAATGATTGCCGTTCTAGCAGTGCATGATAAAAAGGCAGATGATGAAAAATTTGAGAAATTCTTCCCTTTAATTATAAGAGAATCGGTAGACAACCGAAATTTCGTTAAAAAAGCTGTTAACTGGGCATTAAGGCAGATTGGGAAACGAAATCTTAATTTAAACAAAAGAACGGTTGAAATTGCAGAAGAAATTAGTACTATTGATTCAAAAAGTGCTAAATGGATAGCAGCTGACGCGATCAGGGAACTTACAAGTGAAAAAGTTCATGAAAGACTTAAAAAGAAGTAA